In a genomic window of Limibacter armeniacum:
- a CDS encoding SusC/RagA family TonB-linked outer membrane protein yields MNAKHLPCSIGGSTRQLLKLLFCVILLCQLLLPQVTRAQANLISGHVFSSDDGEPLIGVNVVEKGSTNGTITDLDGKFKLSIKSNSTLVVSYIGYKTQEIAVGNQTNLKVSLELDMTQLDELVVVGYGSVKKSDLTGSVVSMKAESLNAGSNASLEQLMQGRAPGVAIQQKSSEPGGAMSINIRGASSITAGNEPLYVIDGMPINNAAAVSGTGAGFAANNNPRNPLNALNPSDIESIEILKDASATAIYGARGANGVVMITTKKGKDGSLRVSYDTYYGMQTVANQLDLLSATEYKQVLNDIIADGGGNADEEVGEIQEGGTDWQKELVRSAPVQSHNLNFSGSGGNTSYYVSLGYFDQQGVVKESGIKRYTARLNLENGIDKKYKFGINLTTSLIKDDFVSNGVGVNENGGAIYAAINYDPTISIYDGNGNFNRSQFITIDNPVALLEGEQAIADTYRTFGSIFGEYFLLPSLSAKVRIGGDFNSSKRKVWVSPETLDGSQQGGIASLLTGLRTSYLLEGTLNYNKTFGENYINAVAGVTTEEFFSESFTGTGRGFTLPDLEYNAIGSGDPLLNQLGSGAQSARLLSFLGRVNYSIKDRYLITASFRADGSSRFGPSNRFGYFPSAAVAWKMKNEEFLKDVEVLSQLKLRASYGAIGNQSIANYMYLSTLSVGKDVVFGDNKYTTINPSRTPNPDLKWEATNQLDIGLDFGFMEDRIYGTIEYFNRKTTDLLLNVPKPTSLGFGSRLENVGSMQNAGIEFMIDSKNLVGKFKWDTNINFSVIRNKVLDLGDTDEIIAGNLGFVSGASVIRVGEPLNSYYGYIVDGVWQANDDFSVTQDNVAPGDMKFRDLNGDGTINDDDRTIIGSPFPDFSWGLTNTFSYGNFSLSAFIEGVHGNSLLNNNLVDTYFPINFRRNKLAEPYLNRWTESNPSDEYPSFVNPTAQGQRMVNTKTVEDASYIRLQSVRLGYNLPVEKLKYINKLNVYVTGQNLMTFTGYSGVDPASNANGSNILKIDYNAYPLARTFMVGLNIGF; encoded by the coding sequence ATGAATGCAAAACATTTACCATGCTCTATTGGGGGTAGTACTCGGCAATTGCTGAAGCTCCTGTTTTGTGTGATTTTACTTTGTCAGCTGTTGCTGCCACAAGTTACACGTGCACAAGCGAATCTAATCTCTGGTCATGTGTTTTCCTCAGATGATGGTGAGCCACTGATTGGGGTAAACGTAGTAGAGAAAGGTTCTACCAATGGTACGATTACAGATTTGGATGGCAAGTTCAAGTTGTCAATCAAATCCAATTCTACGTTGGTAGTCAGCTATATTGGTTATAAAACGCAAGAAATAGCAGTTGGTAACCAAACCAATCTTAAAGTATCTCTTGAGTTGGATATGACACAGCTGGATGAGTTAGTGGTAGTAGGTTATGGTTCTGTAAAGAAAAGTGACTTGACGGGTTCAGTCGTTTCAATGAAAGCGGAATCGCTGAATGCAGGAAGTAATGCTTCTCTTGAGCAACTGATGCAGGGTAGAGCACCAGGTGTGGCTATCCAACAGAAAAGCAGTGAGCCGGGTGGAGCCATGTCGATTAATATCCGTGGAGCAAGTTCCATAACGGCAGGTAACGAGCCATTATATGTGATTGACGGCATGCCGATCAACAATGCAGCGGCAGTGTCGGGAACAGGGGCAGGCTTTGCTGCAAACAACAACCCTCGAAATCCGCTGAATGCCTTGAATCCAAGTGATATTGAGTCTATTGAAATTCTGAAAGATGCTTCCGCAACAGCGATCTATGGTGCCAGGGGTGCCAATGGAGTAGTTATGATTACAACCAAAAAAGGTAAAGACGGAAGCTTAAGAGTTTCTTATGATACTTATTATGGTATGCAGACTGTTGCCAATCAGTTAGACTTATTGTCAGCTACGGAGTATAAGCAAGTACTGAATGATATTATTGCCGACGGTGGTGGCAATGCTGATGAGGAAGTTGGCGAAATTCAGGAAGGAGGAACAGATTGGCAAAAAGAACTGGTAAGGTCAGCACCAGTACAGAGCCACAACTTGAACTTCTCAGGTAGTGGTGGCAATACAAGCTATTATGTGTCATTGGGTTATTTTGACCAGCAAGGTGTGGTGAAAGAGTCTGGTATCAAACGTTATACTGCCCGCCTTAATCTGGAGAATGGCATTGACAAGAAATACAAGTTTGGAATCAACCTGACAACCTCCTTAATCAAGGATGACTTTGTGTCAAATGGTGTTGGGGTAAATGAGAATGGTGGTGCTATCTATGCAGCGATCAACTACGACCCGACGATCTCCATCTATGACGGAAATGGAAACTTTAATCGCTCTCAGTTTATTACCATTGATAACCCAGTAGCCTTGCTGGAAGGTGAGCAAGCGATAGCAGATACTTACCGTACATTCGGTTCCATATTCGGTGAATATTTTCTATTACCATCCTTGTCTGCTAAGGTTAGGATAGGGGGAGACTTTAACTCTTCTAAACGTAAAGTATGGGTTAGTCCTGAGACCTTGGACGGCAGTCAACAAGGGGGGATTGCCTCATTGCTGACAGGACTGAGAACCTCTTACCTGTTAGAAGGTACGCTGAATTATAACAAGACTTTTGGTGAAAACTATATCAATGCTGTAGCCGGTGTAACGACAGAAGAATTCTTCAGTGAGTCATTTACAGGAACAGGCAGGGGCTTTACATTGCCTGATCTTGAATACAACGCCATCGGTTCGGGAGACCCATTGCTGAACCAATTGGGAAGCGGTGCGCAGAGTGCTAGACTGCTCTCATTCCTAGGCAGAGTAAACTACTCTATTAAAGACAGATACCTGATTACGGCTTCGTTCAGGGCTGATGGTTCTTCCCGTTTCGGACCAAGCAATCGCTTCGGTTATTTCCCTTCTGCAGCAGTGGCATGGAAGATGAAAAACGAGGAATTTTTAAAAGATGTGGAGGTGCTTTCACAACTGAAATTGAGAGCTAGTTACGGAGCGATTGGTAATCAGTCCATTGCCAACTACATGTACCTGTCCACGCTTTCGGTAGGTAAGGATGTCGTATTTGGCGATAACAAATACACAACAATCAATCCATCAAGAACGCCAAACCCAGACCTGAAATGGGAGGCAACCAATCAGTTGGATATAGGATTGGACTTTGGTTTTATGGAAGATCGTATCTACGGTACCATCGAATATTTCAACAGGAAAACAACAGACCTTTTGTTGAATGTACCAAAACCTACCAGCCTTGGCTTTGGCTCAAGACTTGAAAACGTAGGCAGCATGCAGAATGCAGGTATTGAGTTTATGATTGACTCCAAGAACTTGGTAGGCAAGTTCAAGTGGGATACCAATATTAACTTCTCGGTGATCCGTAACAAGGTACTGGACTTGGGCGATACAGATGAGATCATTGCCGGTAACCTTGGCTTTGTGTCTGGGGCTTCTGTAATCCGTGTTGGTGAGCCTCTAAACTCCTATTATGGTTATATCGTGGATGGTGTATGGCAGGCAAATGATGATTTTTCAGTAACGCAGGACAATGTAGCACCGGGTGATATGAAGTTCCGTGACCTGAATGGAGACGGTACCATCAACGATGATGACCGTACAATTATCGGCAGTCCATTCCCTGACTTTAGCTGGGGTCTGACCAACACCTTCTCTTATGGTAACTTCTCATTGTCAGCCTTTATTGAAGGGGTACACGGAAACAGCTTGCTGAACAACAACTTGGTGGATACCTATTTCCCGATCAACTTCAGACGTAACAAACTGGCTGAGCCATACCTGAACCGTTGGACAGAGTCAAACCCATCGGATGAGTATCCTTCATTTGTCAACCCAACTGCTCAGGGACAGCGTATGGTGAATACCAAAACGGTGGAGGATGCCTCTTATATTCGTCTTCAGTCTGTAAGGTTAGGCTATAACCTACCAGTCGAAAAACTGAAATATATCAACAAGTTGAATGTGTATGTAACCGGTCAGAACCTGATGACTTTTACTGGTTATAGTGGGGTAGACCCTGCAAGTAACGCTAACGGTAGCAACATCCTGAAGATCGATTACAACGCTTACCCATTGGCGAGAACCTTTATGGTAGGCCTGAACATTGGATTCTAA
- a CDS encoding aldose epimerase family protein, which translates to MRRTTYLGMLMLLVATACTSNTQKTETAEAATETAVKPWVAANAFEDTIEGQATHLYTLTNSNGMQAAITNYGGRLVGLKVPDKKGKLTDVVVGFSSVQEFANSSERYFGATIGRYGNRIAKGTFTLDSKTYTLPTNNGPNTLHGGNKGFQDVVWEAKQLDAQTLELHYLSKDMEEGFPGNLDITVTYILTDENALQLDYKATTDKKTVVNLTNHAFFNLNGEGSGTILNHGLKVNASHYTPVDETLIPTGEIATVEGTPFDFREITAIGARIEQENEQLKNGAGYDHNFVLDKPKDNQGMEWVATVEGDKSGVVMEIYTEEPGLQFYSGNFMKGNNTFKNGIKDEFRTAFCLETQHYPDSPNQPDFPSTVLEPEQIYHTSSVYKFSVNQ; encoded by the coding sequence ATGAGAAGAACAACTTACTTAGGCATGCTGATGCTGCTGGTAGCTACGGCTTGTACAAGCAATACCCAAAAGACTGAAACAGCGGAAGCGGCAACAGAAACAGCTGTAAAACCCTGGGTGGCTGCCAACGCATTTGAAGACACCATTGAAGGACAGGCAACGCACCTGTATACCTTGACAAACAGCAATGGTATGCAAGCGGCCATCACCAACTATGGAGGGAGACTTGTAGGTCTGAAAGTGCCTGATAAAAAAGGTAAGCTGACAGATGTGGTAGTAGGTTTCAGCAGTGTGCAGGAGTTTGCTAATTCCTCAGAAAGGTATTTCGGTGCAACAATTGGCAGATATGGTAACAGGATTGCCAAAGGTACTTTCACTTTAGATAGTAAAACTTACACACTACCTACGAACAATGGACCAAATACCCTACATGGTGGAAATAAAGGTTTTCAGGATGTGGTATGGGAAGCTAAACAGCTAGATGCCCAAACATTGGAATTACATTACCTCTCAAAAGATATGGAGGAAGGGTTTCCGGGTAATTTGGATATAACGGTCACGTATATACTTACTGATGAAAATGCTTTACAGTTGGATTACAAAGCCACTACTGATAAGAAAACAGTGGTAAACCTAACCAACCATGCTTTCTTTAATCTGAATGGAGAAGGAAGTGGAACAATCCTAAACCATGGACTAAAAGTCAATGCAAGCCACTACACACCGGTAGACGAAACCCTAATTCCAACAGGGGAGATAGCAACAGTAGAAGGTACTCCATTTGATTTCAGAGAAATAACGGCTATTGGAGCGAGAATAGAACAGGAAAACGAACAGCTAAAGAACGGAGCAGGCTACGACCATAACTTCGTATTGGATAAACCAAAAGACAATCAAGGGATGGAATGGGTAGCCACGGTAGAAGGCGATAAAAGTGGTGTCGTAATGGAAATTTATACCGAAGAGCCAGGACTACAGTTTTACAGTGGTAACTTTATGAAAGGCAATAACACTTTCAAAAATGGGATTAAGGATGAATTTAGGACTGCATTCTGTCTTGAAACACAGCACTACCCTGATTCACCAAACCAGCCTGATTTCCCTTCAACCGTACTGGAGCCCGAACAGATTTACCATACGTCTTCTGTTTATAAATTCTCTGTCAATCAATAA
- a CDS encoding T9SS type A sorting domain-containing protein, producing MRWLLSLFFVLSCIFSAEAQTQDTLQGPAVWYRSLEVNPSVKEWKDISGHNRHANILNASLTDSVKLVNYQPVRHFNGITEGFKVPFGLEGITGLSTMVVFAPADTLERGIWSTPTGAERDVMLTTGRVLGPDSLTDVFSYEVGVPVLNTVIQNWSENTDRSAATYLTFGSVADARQIPNYKGTLAELLIFDRILTPLEKAQYETYLALKYGITLSESNYVSSAEQLLWSLTENAGFSQNMAGIGRDDYFGLYQKQAVSTKETKSVLSVGVKQVVASNLANNSTIKDLSFLVWGDNGKELNTTISETNGMHTEMLDRKWLLQVAGEGSTLSTNLYFKKDQLSEPSEKYWLAMDPTGSGNFNIDDLVLIYPDENSKQDKAAQQELQFSNLYWDQDNSGKDGFTLLKQEYMLTQVKVKQSPLCLNPESGIISLNTVGGTGPFKYTLESQRLGFRKELKGSDSLFVDGLRSGDYQIKVRDNSGYELSRSFTLKMPDEIAIELGEDLVLEEGETFWLDAASGISDSLNLTYEWESSHGNYSTGSKIEVREPGVYRVTVTDERGCTCMDDLVISGSDTERVTVFPNLVTPAEAFSISVSLPEVTGVEVGIYDMSGKEREHFEGSGYAEYLFKAQIRQRGMYLVTLKTTEGKTSRKVIVR from the coding sequence ATGAGATGGTTACTAAGTTTATTTTTTGTTTTGTCCTGCATTTTTTCAGCAGAGGCTCAAACACAAGACACTCTTCAAGGACCTGCTGTATGGTACAGGAGTTTGGAAGTTAATCCGTCAGTTAAAGAATGGAAAGATATCAGTGGACATAATCGTCATGCAAATATCTTGAATGCTTCCCTGACAGATTCTGTCAAGTTGGTCAATTATCAGCCTGTCCGCCATTTTAATGGTATTACAGAAGGATTTAAGGTTCCATTTGGATTGGAAGGGATTACAGGCTTGAGTACCATGGTTGTTTTTGCTCCGGCTGATACATTGGAAAGAGGTATCTGGAGTACACCAACCGGTGCTGAGAGAGATGTGATGCTGACTACAGGACGTGTCCTTGGACCGGATAGTCTGACGGATGTCTTTTCTTATGAAGTAGGTGTGCCTGTTCTCAATACAGTTATCCAGAATTGGAGTGAGAATACAGACCGAAGTGCAGCTACTTACCTGACATTTGGCAGTGTAGCGGACGCACGTCAGATTCCTAACTATAAGGGAACATTGGCAGAGTTGCTGATCTTTGATCGCATACTGACACCTTTGGAGAAAGCACAGTACGAAACGTATTTGGCTTTGAAGTATGGGATTACTTTATCTGAAAGTAATTATGTCAGTTCAGCGGAGCAGTTATTGTGGTCATTGACAGAAAATGCGGGATTTAGCCAAAATATGGCTGGCATAGGTAGGGATGACTACTTTGGACTGTATCAGAAACAAGCTGTAAGCACTAAGGAAACCAAATCGGTATTATCGGTTGGTGTCAAGCAGGTTGTTGCATCCAATTTAGCCAATAACAGTACGATCAAGGACCTTAGTTTTTTGGTATGGGGAGACAATGGTAAGGAGCTAAACACTACAATTTCTGAGACAAATGGTATGCATACCGAGATGCTTGACCGCAAGTGGTTGTTGCAGGTTGCTGGTGAAGGAAGTACACTTTCCACAAATCTGTATTTTAAGAAAGATCAACTTTCAGAGCCTTCGGAGAAGTATTGGTTGGCGATGGACCCTACAGGTAGTGGTAACTTCAATATTGATGATCTGGTCTTAATTTATCCTGACGAGAATAGTAAACAAGATAAGGCAGCACAGCAGGAACTGCAGTTCAGTAACCTGTATTGGGATCAGGATAATTCAGGCAAAGATGGTTTTACCCTTCTGAAACAGGAGTATATGCTGACGCAGGTTAAGGTAAAACAATCGCCGCTGTGCCTGAATCCAGAAAGCGGAATTATTTCTTTGAATACAGTGGGAGGAACAGGGCCTTTTAAATATACACTTGAGAGTCAAAGGTTGGGATTTCGTAAGGAGCTGAAAGGCAGTGATAGCCTTTTTGTTGATGGGTTGCGATCTGGAGATTACCAGATAAAGGTACGTGACAATAGTGGGTATGAACTCTCCAGGTCATTTACACTCAAGATGCCTGATGAAATAGCGATTGAACTGGGTGAAGATTTGGTGCTGGAAGAAGGTGAAACGTTTTGGTTGGATGCCGCATCGGGTATCTCAGATTCACTAAACCTTACTTATGAATGGGAAAGCAGTCATGGCAATTATTCTACAGGCAGTAAAATAGAAGTCCGTGAGCCTGGAGTATACCGAGTAACTGTCACTGACGAAAGAGGATGTACTTGTATGGATGACCTGGTGATCTCAGGTTCCGATACAGAGCGGGTGACGGTTTTCCCAAATCTGGTGACGCCAGCAGAAGCATTCAGCATCAGTGTATCTCTTCCTGAAGTCACAGGTGTAGAAGTAGGGATTTATGATATGAGTGGTAAGGAACGTGAACACTTTGAGGGCAGTGGATATGCGGAATATCTTTTCAAGGCCCAGATTCGCCAAAGGGGCATGTATTTGGTAACGCTGAAAACCACAGAAGGCAAGACTTCCAGAAAAGTCATTGTAAGATAA
- a CDS encoding RagB/SusD family nutrient uptake outer membrane protein, producing MRIKQYIKPFLFASLLAAPLTACEDYLEVTPPGEFASNNVLTNEAGLTSLLYSAYTNYNIQNIYKDVINMEEVTTDMAFNSGGGENRTLSLFINFTWDPSVAWLEVDMWNQAYFAIRDANLLIDNVDNSDADEAMKAQLKAEARYIRATEYAFLYGWFGSVPLVVSSTDAEPKGRASEEEIKDFIAMELSEIVADLPAPGQEAQYGRASKGHALGILTKFYLNTKQWQKVVEVSQQLMDLGYYELYPDFTKLFRVENEQNREMIVAWPQIADLQLGNMFPNGAVPPGFQYSEKLPELVWTTGMSNWATQYRLRDEFVDSFDPTDARFGLIIEDYINLQGKKVNLRNTPDNSRSLKFFDNNALGNFHGNDTPIVRYADILLSRAEALNEINGPTQEALDLINQVRNRAGLADLTMTEASSKEALRDLILQERGWEFVSEAKRREDLIRHGKFVSKAQARGVNAQGFHVRFPIPEKEMNSNPALEGQQNQGY from the coding sequence ATGCGTATCAAACAATATATCAAACCGTTTCTTTTTGCTTCCCTGCTGGCTGCTCCGCTGACGGCTTGTGAGGACTATCTGGAAGTAACACCTCCGGGAGAATTTGCCTCCAATAATGTATTGACCAATGAGGCAGGACTTACTTCCCTGCTGTATTCGGCATACACCAATTACAATATCCAGAACATCTATAAGGATGTAATCAATATGGAAGAAGTAACCACCGATATGGCATTCAACTCCGGCGGTGGAGAAAATAGAACCTTATCACTATTTATCAACTTTACTTGGGATCCTTCAGTAGCATGGCTGGAAGTGGATATGTGGAATCAGGCTTACTTTGCTATCCGTGATGCCAACCTGTTGATTGACAATGTAGACAATTCGGATGCGGATGAGGCCATGAAGGCGCAATTGAAGGCAGAAGCCAGATATATCCGTGCTACGGAATATGCATTCCTGTATGGTTGGTTTGGGTCAGTACCTTTGGTGGTTAGCTCGACTGATGCAGAACCAAAAGGGCGTGCTTCCGAAGAGGAAATAAAGGACTTTATCGCGATGGAACTTTCGGAGATTGTAGCTGACTTGCCTGCACCGGGACAAGAAGCACAGTATGGAAGGGCAAGCAAAGGTCATGCTTTAGGAATTCTGACCAAGTTTTATCTCAATACCAAGCAGTGGCAAAAAGTGGTAGAAGTCTCTCAACAGCTGATGGATTTGGGTTACTATGAGCTGTACCCTGACTTCACAAAACTTTTCAGGGTAGAGAATGAGCAGAACAGGGAAATGATAGTGGCATGGCCACAGATTGCAGATTTGCAGTTAGGAAATATGTTCCCAAATGGAGCTGTGCCTCCAGGCTTCCAGTATTCAGAAAAGTTACCTGAATTGGTTTGGACAACAGGTATGAGTAACTGGGCAACACAGTATCGTTTGAGGGATGAGTTTGTGGATTCATTTGACCCGACAGATGCCCGATTCGGATTGATCATTGAAGATTATATCAACCTGCAAGGCAAGAAAGTCAACCTGAGAAATACACCGGACAATTCCAGAAGCTTAAAATTCTTTGATAACAATGCATTGGGTAATTTTCATGGGAACGATACGCCGATCGTCAGGTATGCGGATATCCTGCTGTCAAGGGCAGAAGCACTGAACGAAATCAATGGACCGACACAGGAAGCCCTTGACCTAATCAATCAGGTAAGAAACCGTGCAGGGCTGGCAGACCTGACCATGACTGAAGCATCAAGCAAAGAGGCTTTAAGAGATCTGATCTTGCAGGAAAGAGGTTGGGAATTTGTTTCAGAAGCCAAGAGAAGAGAAGACCTGATTCGTCATGGAAAGTTTGTTTCCAAGGCACAGGCAAGAGGGGTAAATGCACAGGGCTTCCACGTACGGTTCCCGATTCCTGAAAAGGAGATGAATTCGAATCCAGCGTTAGAAGGTCAACAAAACCAAGGATATTAA
- a CDS encoding sulfatase-like hydrolase/transferase: protein MKYYFLLLCLLGLFRFEAGAQEKKHPNIIILYVDDLGYGDVGCYGAKGVKTPNIDKMADNGLMMTDAHCAAAMCTPSRFSLLTGKYAFRNKAEILPGDAPLLIRPETPTLPSMLKKAGYRTGVVGKWHLGLGNGTVDWNEDITPGPLEIGFDYSFLIPATGDRVPTVFVENHRVVGLDPNDPITVSYKKKVGDDPTGIENPEMLRVKADPQHSNTIVNGVSRIGYMAGGKQARWVDEEFPDKLTEKAIAFMDTDKEKPFFLYYSFHDIHVPRLPHARFTGASKMGPRGDAIAQVDWVVGEIVKALEVRGIAEETMIIFSSDNGPVLDDGYEDQAEELIGKHKPGGPFKGGKYSIYEAGTRVPTIVYWPSTIKSGKSNALFTQTDLYASLAELTGQTVEDGEAPDSENHLQVLLGVSEEGRTELIEEAFVLALRQGDWKYIAPVENDTPDWLKNKKVAHGIGNEPQLYNLRKDPKEQKNLAEGYPEKVAEMQQRLAELVKQQQSN from the coding sequence ATGAAATACTACTTTTTACTCCTGTGCCTTCTGGGACTCTTTCGATTTGAGGCAGGTGCGCAGGAAAAGAAACACCCCAATATTATCATCCTGTATGTAGATGATTTGGGATATGGAGATGTTGGGTGTTATGGAGCCAAAGGAGTAAAGACACCCAATATCGACAAGATGGCAGACAATGGGTTAATGATGACGGATGCGCATTGTGCCGCTGCCATGTGTACCCCTTCCCGATTTTCCTTGCTTACCGGAAAGTATGCCTTTCGTAACAAGGCGGAGATATTACCCGGTGATGCACCTTTACTGATCAGACCGGAAACCCCAACCTTGCCCAGCATGCTGAAGAAGGCAGGTTATCGGACAGGTGTAGTCGGCAAGTGGCATCTTGGTTTGGGGAATGGTACGGTGGACTGGAATGAGGACATTACCCCTGGACCTTTGGAGATTGGGTTTGATTACAGTTTTCTGATTCCGGCAACGGGTGACCGTGTGCCCACTGTATTTGTGGAAAACCACCGTGTAGTAGGGTTGGATCCAAATGACCCGATAACGGTCAGTTACAAGAAAAAGGTGGGAGATGACCCGACCGGTATAGAGAACCCTGAAATGTTGAGGGTAAAAGCGGATCCGCAGCACAGCAATACGATTGTAAACGGGGTAAGCAGAATCGGTTATATGGCTGGAGGAAAGCAAGCCCGTTGGGTCGATGAGGAATTTCCGGATAAGCTGACAGAAAAAGCCATTGCATTTATGGATACTGACAAGGAAAAACCATTCTTCCTGTACTATTCCTTTCATGATATCCATGTGCCGAGATTGCCACATGCCCGTTTTACGGGAGCCAGCAAGATGGGACCGAGAGGAGATGCAATCGCCCAGGTGGATTGGGTAGTAGGTGAAATCGTCAAGGCGCTAGAAGTAAGGGGAATCGCAGAAGAAACCATGATCATCTTTTCCAGTGACAATGGTCCGGTACTCGATGACGGTTATGAGGATCAAGCCGAAGAACTGATAGGTAAACACAAGCCAGGTGGACCTTTCAAAGGAGGTAAATACAGTATATATGAGGCAGGAACCAGAGTACCAACCATTGTGTACTGGCCTTCAACAATCAAAAGCGGCAAAAGTAATGCATTGTTTACACAGACAGACCTTTATGCTTCTTTGGCAGAGTTGACAGGACAAACAGTGGAGGACGGTGAAGCGCCTGATAGTGAAAACCACTTACAAGTTTTATTGGGCGTGTCAGAGGAAGGGCGTACCGAACTGATCGAAGAAGCTTTTGTATTGGCATTAAGGCAGGGAGACTGGAAGTATATTGCCCCTGTGGAAAATGACACCCCTGACTGGCTGAAAAACAAAAAAGTAGCGCACGGAATAGGAAATGAACCGCAACTGTATAACCTTCGTAAAGACCCAAAAGAGCAAAAAAATCTGGCTGAAGGCTATCCTGAAAAAGTAGCCGAGATGCAGCAGAGATTGGCAGAACTGGTAAAACAACAGCAATCAAACTAA